The Rhopalosiphum maidis isolate BTI-1 chromosome 2, ASM367621v3, whole genome shotgun sequence genome segment AATACACGTGAGTACAACGTCCTCTTAAacgttttatgtaaaatattaattcccaAAATCACTCGAtcgatgtatatatacatatattgtacctatctCTAGTCGCGCATGTCATCCGATACTCTGCGCAATTTCGCGCCTCGCGTAACGGTTGCCCGCAGACGGAGGCGGTGTatcactgtattatataattttacataatattatcatgtattagCTCTACGAtcatataacatgtatatttactataatacactatattcTCTAATGCAATGTATTGAATAGGTATATCTACTTATATACGTGATTTTTggctagaaaataatatataattaagcaTCCACTCGTTTTCCGGTTCGATTTGCATCGTGACAACAATATTGTCAAtgacattgtattttttatatataatattatacgaaatatatacgatattacaGCTTTATTACCAGACTTCGACTTGGGTTAAAATAATCTATCTTCAAATCTTTCAATCGATTTCCATTTTGcttcaattaaaatacataatatacaaatacaattaaaatgatttattttatgactacgctttataataaatctggacatatttttgatatattatctttatggGGATATACtgtcaatttataaaacttaaattggtttaaatattttaaatatctgtatAATTCATGTATATTTCAACTTATAGCTGTGTATCGGATAGGTATACATAGAGTAGATAGGTTGGTGTTTGTACgaggataaataaataagcaatGATACACCCTGGCCTGAccgtatatgatattattatatgtagttCCAGTGAGTACAATAcaaaaactacaataataataataataataacataatatttaagataggtacgaaaaaaaatcacatgaaTCGCCGCAACAGTGACGGTCATCGCCCATTCACACGTTACATTATACAACATtacaacatacatattatatatttatatatgtatatatatatatttataatatctaattagtaagtataatataataaatacgactATACACTGAGTAAATGATATAACTTTCAAATAAATTGGACGGTCGTCTCGACCAGTCAATtccgttataaataaatgatatacattttatgtatttgaatttaaataagtatgcaTTTgggcaataaaatataataagacctaaatacttaacaatttttttcattgttattttttggttgtctaattcatatttgtattatgaatatatgttTACCGATGATTGTCTatgccaaaaataaataattgtaaataaatgattatatttttatgataaaaaaataaaaatgtaatcgttTGAGACGGCGCAATGTACATGCAATATAACAGCATCGAAGTGTTGACATAGGTAGATAATcgcgtgttattatattatttaatttagtaattataagttataagtgttataacCTATGGGAAAATTTAAGAGAATATGATATGGCCAAGGATGTATTATACCTGAGAATTActctaattataacataatatatatgtgattTGCAACATTTTctgtgaaaaatatacaataaaaaaaatgtattgtataacaataataaaaattcaattaataaaaaatacaaatagtttttttttcaataccgcacatgaaaacaaaatgtaacttcaaaaaaaaaaaaatcaaaaacgatcagtattttaaattaaaaactgattttacgtatttttagatGGAAACAATTGtagtatataatcaatatttagtaaataatagttataaacttataaatatatttcgattttagtaaagtaggtatagtatatatatattgtataatgggAATCCAAGGatgtttaacattatatagaaacgatttaaaaaataggtatgtGGGTGGGTACTTTTCTAATGTACACTAGGTGTCGACTGGGTCactatttgaatttgaattaatttatattattgtatacgaaaaaaaattctgagtGGAAACAGTCATCAGCCTAATTCACCAAGTGatatctttatttaatatgactattaaagtaattcattttaattttagtattacagtctttaattataataatatatttatatgtataccatattatatccacttaaataactcaacatttaataatggtAACTGCAGTAATAccgtaaaacagtaaaaaaatatttgtaacatctataaatagattatattttaaataaattaaaaatattattgcgtaTGGTAAAATtcatggtaatataatatacgtaaaagttttaaattctcaCGAATAATGTCTTTaagttatatgaaaataataagcgcaggtatcattatttatagtttaaatgttgtatttggaacttaaaatgtctataaaaagtaatttactttatgcatttttaaaccgGTAATAGTTAAcataagatatttttgattCCTTATTTCTGTTAATGAATTTGGaaaatttaatcttatattaatactatttgtttgtatatatattatattacttttattaactattaaaaataatgtatattatttatggtgatttatttttcttgcaACAATTATATCGAGAAATGTAATAAGAAATTATCacaaaactcaaaaatatacCTTATATCAActgttctaaaattaaaacatttataaataataagcattagtcagaaaattattctgcacCAACATTTTCATTcgccatttaaaaaataaaatatgaaacttgattttaaatttaaattttaaatacagcgttttttttaaaaacttcaatTATAGCTTTATAAGAAACtatgagttataaatttataaaatataaaaattgactgTGAATAGAAAATAGTGTACGAgcgttaaatcattataatatacatataaatattatgcctaatgtttataggtaataaaatatatgtaagattaaatacttacaaaaatgttgtatGTTGAAATCCCAAAAAAAATGAGTCtatgtatacttttaaaatatttctaaacgaTCCAGAGGTTTTGCCTGGTGCGCTGACTTATTTAGAATGCTGCCAAAACAAGTAGCCGGCGGTCTTTTCGTACTATGCAGAATCGACGTATACATTTAAGGTCTTGTCTATTGCACCGTGAAGATGCTAAGAAGATACCACTGACGTCACGGTCAACAGGTGCCATtggtatattgttaatttcaatttttatattcgaaatatttacaaacaaaaatcacTTTGTTATCCATTGTTAAGCTCGCGGAATTCTAATTTATcccattgtatacatatatatactaatgtattatataaatagagtaatttaatttttgacctGAATTAACATTacgaaatcatttaaatagttaattgtttgtaaaattatgagtatatattatataatatatatgtgcgtATACTACAGaagatacaattaaaatataaggacatattatatagatttttaaaataactgtatgtaagaagtaaaatataataaaataaatccaatatattatataaaatatataatttttttgaggatttattctaaatcaagatcatttaataaatataaactatgttAAGTTGTAGTCATTAGGCGCTTGCtgtgtttttacatttttacgaatataagattctaagatattttaagtttagtcAGTAGTTTCATCAATCTTTAAAACTTAAAGTTTATAACTAATCGATCTTTAAtagctatttattaaatgtttagtacctattatactagCCAGTGGCTTGTAATATGGGATAGATAATTGATAAACTAAGTAACATAAAATTACTCAAGCAGGTAACGAAGTTACAACTTACTTACCAAAGtttagttgaaataaaatataatgaagtaATAAGCTTGAGTAACAAGCCGGTAACAAAGTTACAACTGACTTACATAACAAAGTTTGGttgagataaaatataatgaagtgattattagaaaataatttcttagaaGTATTCTAGAATACTAGTTCAAAAACTCCatctactaaattaaataatatactattaaacatattgcactaactatactttaattatttgagtaatattaatttatttttatatattcatagtaCAAGCTACTAATATACTAGTATTATCATCATAAGTGTacgcagaatattttttatatacaatattatattgtattagcaTAGTTAAGAAAGTGTTGTATTCaggaattaaaaacaaattttaaattttaaataaaaaaaatacaaaaatagttttttagtggtggattaattaatcatatgattttgtatatcttaaaattttattaatcatctaTTCTATGATAATAGTTCGTGTATACTACTACTATAATTATCTCTTGCCTATAGTGTAAAACagctgtattattttttttatgcgatAAAAATGgagaataatgtttttcttgtagaaaaaacatacttaattattttaaaatatgttgggAAAGCAAGATCTAACATTTACTACAGGTACGCATGTACACgtcaatgaatattattgtaaagttgtagttaatagttataatagtaactcatgaatgtacatttaattacattaaattacaaaatttaatgatttatcttcgtttttaaatgcttatctTCTAACTTCTTTACACTTAGTAAAGGTATTCATATATcggattttttgttattatcgaatttacatttaatagatACGTAaacaagataatatatttagcattattatattattttataattgaatgatgtaccaagatttttttattaaataaaataataaaatatgtattatacttattaaatcacCTTGTATGTAACAATAGGTTTGTATAACAGTTAATCGCGcattaccattaaattatatccgACTATCTACAACTAAattagcatatttttttaacatattatttatctattttaccaattaaaattttaagcatGAAATTGATTCATTCATTTTGGTCAGAACAACTGTGAACCGGATAACAGAGCACTTTTTTATCGTGTATACTAACATAGTACTAACATAAACAAGTATTAATGTATCTCAATATAAGTATTGGATtacaaatgaatataattataatttgttaaatgtcgatttattataataattacctatatttaaaaacggtTTTAATAGCAGGTATTGTTTTAGTAGTCAACGATTTGAATGAATGATTAAGAGTTGTCAATCGTGAGGTTATCGGTTTATGAACGTATATTTCCAGGATGTCTTCTTACCACAAAATAGATAAACGACCTTCAAGataaaaacttcaaataaaattaatattttaacttatatctaaatttacgttattttgtataatattataagataagataataacaattaactaagtattctattttataaaaataagtttaacaaacaatttgactaaaatttatttttttggtaattaaCACAGCTgcgataattaatttgaatttaaataaaataagactatattaattaattacaatttaaaaatagttggtTATGTACAgtggtatgtataaaatacagtaaaaaaaaaaatatttaaacttgacGTTGGCTTAAGTTATTCAACTTATTTTCGACTCCGcagttctaaaataataatgaataattatattatattacttattaactatatttataagtattaatatagttttaagttgttttttttttttttactacgtacttcttcaattttttcacTGACACATTCAAACATTTCATAAGCAAGATCACACGTTTGTCCGTcatctaaaatcaaaaataataataccccAGTTACATACTGTGTGAATGTCAAAGTTTTATTAATccataaatatgtgtattatgatAGACCAATCTCTATTATTTACGTACTAAAATTGTAGTtaccttattaaatattttatttcattatttctaccagttcacaatattttaaaaataatgtgaaagacgataaaaaataaaacaacatatatttatttatgtgcctaaaatttttaaaaattgtttttaatcaaaatgtatttttgaattccaaaacgtaaaattaatgttacgaagaaaagttattttgtaataagagACAACGTTTCAAGGTTACTATTACTTTCtctgttttacatttataataaaataaatatgtaaaatatatttttataatttaaatactgaataacatattaatcgttttatataatttcagttTTATCGCCTTAAAATGTAACagttgtttatgtatataataggcaTTTGATTTGTTAAAGGGAATAGAATGTAATAtaggctatattatatactatttattagctgtatattattatgattattctaataataggtatttacattttttattataatttaaaatcaatatgaattgtacatttgtacaaTGTCTTACTGTTTATtatcacatttataaaatttggtttaaaaatagaaagtacaatttaatttctagTTTGGAAACTGGATAAAATCTCAATCATTATTtaccttatttttaattaattaaattgttttttattatttttgcgtatattttattaatacaactcATTGCaactgttaattataattatacaaggcAATATATAgactaatacttaaatttgtatatactatatattatttattaagtttcgTAAATGTTTGTTACCAAAACTTTTTGAGGGCTGTTGCTGTTTAAGCTGTTGTGCGATTGAAATACAATGCCTAACTGCGGATAATGTAGCTATGTAGTAGTTTCTGTCCTGGACTCCTTCATTGTACAGTTTCATCAAACCTTCGACTACCGGAAAGCCGGTTTCATCaacctaaattaattatgtagtatatagtataatattatatagatcaaAAAGCATATGATTCATTCTGTTTCAATATAAGATGAACGCaacaaatataggtatagttattaaatatataaaaatattatactcaactGCTTTCACTTTCTTATAGACGCACTGGAGCAAAcactgaaaacaataataattactattatagaaGAGtcgtaatacaatttatagtttatacgttTATGTGCAGTAATATGCAATgagatatattttgttttattattgaatgacCAAGACCGTTTGGAACAGGTTTCAGTTATGCAACAagtgaatgtttttttttaatagctcACTTACTCACTTTTAAGATTAGGTATACTACAGCAGCTACTACAGGTGGGTATAAAGCggcttttataattatacttataaaagtatatacaacatattttaacggGTGCAATTTGCTTCCGGTTCTATCTTATTgtgtaatatgataaatttcgaaattttatttatatatatatatatatatatatatatattatatttataatatttaggtgtTTACGTCAGTGGTGTACTGAAAGTTATAGAAAtgtaatggtttttataattgttatgataataataatactaacttaaactataatgaataaaacataaaagcaAAATGTtggtatttagttattaatatgttgtaaaatattaatagaatattaaatatagaatacgTTAAGAATCTGCAATCATtgctaaaaattagtttaaatatattattgttattatatatttctatattagaGATTAGTATTGTCTTTGGaaataaaaagttcaaaaagttatacaatgtatctcttatatctataatagctAAGATTTAAACGCAGTTTGTATCtacaaataagtattttcCAGGTCGTGGCATTCCTAGTAGTTTCTgaaagattttaataaaataatatgtaaaaaaatatttgagttaACCTTCGTTCTTAGAATgatattgaacaattttaagaTAACTAAAACCTctcgaatttttattatcttaaactATGACGGCTGTctatttttttgaacattatttttatagaataaaaaattatttacaagttattatattattgaaataaaataaaataagta includes the following:
- the LOC113551689 gene encoding general odorant-binding protein 70, with amino-acid sequence MRGNYSLMVFLLFGIGLHEIYSQKQELSGKCRAPDKAPLNLEIIINICQEEIKSALLQEALDILNDGTLEQNTPASYSRSKRDADEDLSNEERRVAGCLLQCVYKKVKAVDETGFPVVEGLMKLYNEGVQDRNYYIATLSAVRHCISIAQQLKQQQPSKSFDDGQTCDLAYEMFECVSEKIEENCGVENKLNNLSQRQV